In a genomic window of Ignisphaera sp.:
- a CDS encoding flavodoxin, whose product MAKILIVYYSWSGNTRRVAQVIHEYVGGDIAELVPEKPYPTSYSETLRQAKREIESDYLPPLKTKIENIEQYDTVFIGSPNWWGTIAPPVASFLTNHNLSGKTIVPFITHGGGGKGRSIEEIKRLCPNSKILPELVVYEDGGRDLQQRVQNWLQKIGLLEKPRTTANKHHTPMPNL is encoded by the coding sequence ATGGCCAAGATCCTCATAGTCTACTACAGCTGGTCTGGAAACACCAGGAGAGTTGCCCAGGTCATCCACGAATATGTAGGGGGAGATATTGCCGAGCTTGTGCCGGAAAAGCCATATCCAACCTCCTACTCAGAAACGCTTAGACAGGCCAAGAGAGAGATAGAGTCTGACTACCTCCCACCACTAAAAACAAAGATTGAAAACATCGAGCAGTACGACACAGTCTTCATAGGTTCGCCAAACTGGTGGGGGACAATAGCACCACCAGTAGCATCATTCCTCACAAACCACAACCTCTCAGGAAAGACAATAGTGCCATTCATAACCCACGGAGGAGGCGGCAAGGGAAGATCAATCGAAGAGATCAAGAGGCTGTGCCCCAACTCAAAAATACTCCCAGAGCTCGTAGTCTACGAAGATGGGGGAAGAGACCTACAGCAAAGAGTGCAGAACTGGCTACAAAAGATAGGCCTACTCGAAAAACCTAGAACAACCGCAAACAAACACCACACACCCATGCCAAACCTGTAG
- a CDS encoding vWA domain-containing protein, with protein sequence MDREALAVAKVLAVELATLPPNRMTSIGFDNPLALVLVPVIATILILLLYRSRKRSSELSSKLGGLGGWKVARALLIAKLVAPMLLAIAVAQPYTVAYTYTPVTMDNILSVNITNAKIVILLDISTSMGNADAYPTRIGSAVDLVLRIARKAVERRDAVEVYGFSNDVRFLCMATNTSSLETCSSVLSKLELEKYSAVGDAIYFGFSKAKTSPTPTALLVVTDGAANYGSPVEDAVKVVANGNIPLLAILVGSDPRASSFEEVCKRHGIQVVRVGVLSNEEEALNYIAEKLYAEARYEAFKASGKLYIETPVKDYSIQLYTLLVALPLIVLSLAEGL encoded by the coding sequence ATGGACAGGGAGGCTCTAGCAGTAGCCAAGGTGTTGGCAGTGGAGCTGGCTACGCTCCCCCCGAATCGGATGACTAGCATAGGGTTTGACAACCCCCTGGCACTTGTTCTCGTACCAGTTATAGCCACAATACTCATCCTATTGCTTTACAGAAGTAGGAAGAGATCCTCTGAGTTGTCATCGAAGCTTGGCGGATTGGGTGGGTGGAAGGTTGCGAGGGCCCTGTTGATAGCAAAGCTCGTAGCCCCCATGCTTCTGGCAATCGCTGTTGCACAGCCCTATACAGTGGCATACACCTACACCCCTGTGACCATGGACAACATACTCAGTGTAAACATAACCAATGCAAAGATAGTCATTCTACTAGATATATCCACGAGCATGGGGAACGCAGATGCTTATCCAACTAGGATTGGAAGTGCAGTTGACCTAGTTCTGAGGATTGCTAGAAAAGCTGTTGAGAGGAGAGACGCTGTAGAGGTGTATGGGTTTAGCAATGATGTGAGGTTTCTCTGCATGGCCACAAACACAAGTTCTCTCGAAACCTGCTCCTCTGTTCTCAGCAAACTAGAGCTCGAGAAGTACTCTGCTGTTGGAGATGCCATATACTTTGGATTCTCCAAAGCAAAGACATCTCCGACACCAACAGCACTGCTTGTCGTAACAGACGGTGCGGCAAACTATGGCTCGCCTGTAGAGGATGCTGTGAAAGTTGTTGCAAATGGCAATATCCCCCTGCTTGCTATACTAGTCGGTAGCGATCCTAGGGCATCTAGCTTTGAAGAGGTATGCAAAAGACATGGAATTCAGGTGGTGAGGGTTGGGGTGCTGTCCAACGAGGAAGAGGCTCTCAACTACATAGCTGAGAAGCTCTACGCCGAAGCCAGATACGAAGCCTTTAAGGCCTCTGGCAAGCTCTACATCGAGACCCCCGTGAAGGACTATTCGATACAGCTCTACACACTCCTGGTGGCACTACCTCTCATAGTACTTAGCCTGGCTGAGGGGCTGTGA
- a CDS encoding PIN domain-containing protein: MHITRPQMPLDKVVELATSENLTIYDAAHLYAARAHGIKLVTEDSDLQRFPEAFNTDQLLKELT, from the coding sequence ATGCACATTACGAGACCACAAATGCCATTGGACAAGGTTGTGGAGCTTGCAACCAGCGAGAACCTCACAATCTATGACGCTGCCCATCTATATGCGGCGCGAGCGCATGGAATAAAGCTTGTTACAGAGGATAGCGATTTGCAGAGGTTTCCCGAGGCTTTCAACACAGATCAGCTACTGAAGGAGTTGACTTGA
- a CDS encoding DUF58 domain-containing protein, which produces MSSRELCKTAKAYSKLGQSYATSMELGLSKSRYLGIGLEYADFREYQEGDDIRYIDWRLSARSLDVVTGDYKLYTKVFHVEQMKEVVFATDFTESMLDEEKVATSLYTLSLLLELSHRFTDRITLIIFSHNVNVYRGLRGREAIKVIESTVCREKGVGGSIGIDRVVNILKTIVRKNSALVMVTDYAHEVDEFSQLIKLRKAFAIPIAVYTIVNRWEIEKPVDRARITLVDPERGGLITEDLDEIYKVIKNHLNRVRAVLAVGGVNHVEVQGARDAQIKTLKIVETYLKTRQGQRT; this is translated from the coding sequence TTGTCAAGTAGAGAACTATGCAAAACGGCGAAGGCATATTCAAAGCTTGGGCAATCCTATGCAACATCAATGGAGCTGGGCCTCAGCAAGTCGAGGTATCTTGGAATAGGGCTTGAATACGCAGATTTTAGAGAGTATCAAGAGGGAGACGATATAAGGTATATAGACTGGAGACTGTCAGCAAGATCCTTAGATGTGGTCACAGGAGACTACAAGCTATATACAAAGGTTTTCCATGTAGAGCAGATGAAGGAGGTGGTATTTGCAACAGACTTCACAGAGTCTATGCTGGACGAGGAGAAGGTGGCGACATCTCTCTACACACTCTCCCTCCTACTGGAGCTGTCCCACAGATTCACAGACAGGATAACCCTCATAATCTTCTCACACAATGTAAACGTGTATAGGGGTTTGAGGGGCAGAGAGGCAATCAAGGTTATCGAGAGTACTGTGTGTAGGGAAAAGGGCGTGGGGGGCTCTATAGGCATAGACAGGGTTGTCAACATCTTAAAAACGATTGTTAGGAAAAACTCGGCACTAGTTATGGTAACAGACTATGCACACGAAGTAGACGAGTTCAGCCAGCTAATAAAACTGAGAAAAGCTTTTGCAATCCCCATAGCAGTCTACACAATTGTGAACAGGTGGGAGATAGAGAAGCCAGTGGATAGAGCGAGGATAACACTTGTAGACCCAGAGAGGGGTGGGCTGATAACCGAAGACCTAGACGAGATATACAAGGTCATAAAAAACCACTTGAATCGTGTAAGAGCGGTTCTAGCGGTGGGTGGGGTAAACCATGTGGAGGTCCAGGGGGCTAGAGACGCACAAATTAAGACACTGAAAATTGTTGAGACATATCTAAAGACGAGACAGGGGCAACGGACATAG
- a CDS encoding DUF3782 domain-containing protein, producing MCVALNTSNSGLKSEFLKLLKEDEEFRLAVAGLIGYGEVLKRFDRHEEELKRLREDFLMFVKEQEKKWEENNRRWEENNKRWEENNRRWEENNRRWEEAYKRFEAIESELKRLREDFNRFVELEERRWEEINKRFTEVFARLEEHDRKFNEIVKRLEEHSRSLKRLEVSVGSLGHRLGIDLENTILSLYKDVLKSFGVEGERVEKITIKDVNGMYYRKGAKLEMDIYVHDDKVFFIEVKSFADVDDVEWFETRCEIFEKVLGRRPDRKIIVAVDILEDALKRAEELGIAAVYGNVIEEEKEKES from the coding sequence ATGTGTGTAGCACTCAATACTAGCAATAGTGGTCTTAAGAGCGAGTTTCTCAAGCTTTTGAAGGAGGACGAGGAGTTTCGCTTAGCTGTTGCCGGCCTTATTGGCTATGGAGAGGTTTTGAAGAGGTTTGATAGGCATGAGGAGGAGTTGAAGAGGCTTAGAGAAGACTTCTTAATGTTTGTCAAAGAACAGGAGAAGAAATGGGAGGAAAACAACAGAAGATGGGAAGAGAATAATAAGAGATGGGAGGAAAATAATAGGCGTTGGGAGGAGAATAACAGGAGGTGGGAGGAGGCTTACAAGAGGTTTGAGGCTATAGAGAGTGAGTTGAAGAGGTTGAGAGAGGACTTCAATAGATTTGTTGAGTTGGAGGAGAGGAGGTGGGAGGAGATAAACAAGAGATTTACTGAAGTCTTTGCTAGGCTTGAAGAGCATGACAGGAAATTTAATGAGATTGTGAAGAGGTTGGAGGAGCACTCAAGGTCTTTGAAGCGTTTAGAGGTTTCTGTTGGCTCTCTTGGGCATAGACTTGGTATCGACTTGGAGAATACTATTCTTAGTCTCTATAAAGATGTTCTTAAGTCGTTTGGTGTTGAGGGTGAGAGGGTTGAGAAGATCACTATAAAGGATGTTAACGGCATGTACTATAGGAAGGGGGCTAAACTTGAAATGGATATATATGTACACGACGACAAGGTCTTCTTCATAGAGGTTAAATCATTTGCTGATGTAGATGATGTCGAGTGGTTTGAGACGAGATGCGAGATATTTGAGAAGGTTCTTGGCAGGAGACCAGATAGGAAGATAATTGTCGCTGTAGACATACTTGAAGATGCTTTGAAGAGAGCTGAGGAGCTGGGGATAGCAGCTGTCTATGGAAATGTAATAGAGGAGGAGAAGGAGAAGGAAAGCTAA
- a CDS encoding ABC transporter ATP-binding protein: MIEFREVSKRFGKVEALKNASFEIPGNTVTAFLGPNGSGKTTSMKLIMGFLKPSKGVVLVWGEEPWRSEGIRSRIGYLPERPVYPMDLTVEDFLSHLARLRRLSRADVERVSRLVGLEKLMDRKIRSLSRGYLQRVGIAQSLLGEPELLILDEPTANLDPAARREIIDVLKVLHKDLKVSMIISSHIIPELQELSNYAVFIDKGTVLDYGHLNDLWMKYSVETVFTIEATDVVTVAKQLIDKPFIRSIKRISDNTLEVSIDPNHFKVFENLLTEINHKIRRYEFKTANLGDLYEKIVKSKH; the protein is encoded by the coding sequence ATGATAGAGTTTAGAGAGGTTAGCAAGAGGTTTGGAAAGGTAGAGGCCCTGAAAAACGCCTCTTTCGAAATACCTGGAAACACGGTAACAGCTTTTCTAGGGCCCAACGGATCGGGGAAGACAACGTCGATGAAGCTGATAATGGGCTTTCTAAAACCTTCGAAAGGTGTTGTGCTTGTTTGGGGAGAGGAGCCATGGAGAAGCGAGGGTATTAGAAGCAGGATTGGTTATCTTCCAGAGAGACCTGTTTACCCAATGGATTTAACTGTCGAGGATTTTCTAAGCCACTTGGCCAGGTTGAGGAGATTGAGTAGAGCAGATGTTGAGAGGGTATCCAGGCTTGTAGGGCTGGAGAAGCTCATGGATAGGAAGATAAGGAGCCTGTCGAGAGGCTACCTTCAGAGAGTTGGAATAGCCCAGAGCCTCTTGGGAGAGCCAGAGTTGCTCATACTAGATGAGCCAACAGCCAATTTGGATCCTGCCGCCAGAAGAGAGATAATAGACGTTCTCAAGGTTCTGCACAAAGACCTCAAAGTCTCGATGATAATATCCTCTCACATAATACCAGAGCTACAAGAGCTATCAAACTACGCTGTATTCATAGACAAGGGAACGGTTCTAGACTATGGACATCTCAACGACCTCTGGATGAAATACTCTGTAGAAACAGTCTTCACAATAGAGGCTACAGACGTTGTCACAGTTGCTAAGCAGCTCATCGATAAACCTTTTATACGCTCCATTAAGCGTATTAGCGACAACACCCTCGAAGTCTCTATTGACCCCAACCACTTTAAAGTATTTGAAAACCTCCTCACAGAGATAAACCATAAGATAAGGCGCTACGAATTCAAAACAGCTAATCTAGGAGATCTCTATGAAAAGATTGTCAAGTCCAAGCATTAG
- a CDS encoding ATP-binding protein, with product MALFDVRPKSRREELFDRERELGELGSAVSRGHPLILLLGVRRIGKTSILRTFLSTVNGIYVDMRGVVRRQDLEARVADYVSEHLDRFRRFLSGVRGVSIAGLSIEIRWRGRDSISFLGLLEELNKRGERFAIVLDEVQHARPPLSAELRNAIAYAYDNLENITFIIAGSEIGMVRDFLRLDDPSSPLYGRHVHEIAVERFSRDLSREFLYRGFREEGVEPPKEAIEEAINFFDGIVGWLVLFGRSYVDGARDFSYIKRLAIETALQELNKLTNREKAVLKAVTHGCRNWSCIRDFIAEQHGILLPKSTLSRTIDKLEKLSIIKDYTFLDPVYKEASKNLHTTPT from the coding sequence GTGGCGCTATTTGATGTGAGGCCTAAGTCTCGGAGGGAGGAGCTGTTTGATAGGGAGAGAGAGCTTGGGGAGCTTGGCTCAGCTGTTTCTCGTGGGCACCCGTTAATTCTGCTTCTTGGTGTTAGGCGTATTGGCAAGACGAGTATTCTCAGAACTTTTCTCAGTACCGTTAATGGTATATACGTTGATATGAGGGGTGTTGTCAGGAGGCAGGATCTGGAGGCTAGGGTTGCAGACTATGTGAGTGAGCATTTGGATAGGTTTAGGAGGTTTTTGAGTGGTGTGAGGGGTGTTTCTATAGCTGGTCTCTCTATCGAGATTAGGTGGAGGGGTAGGGACTCAATCAGTTTTCTGGGTCTTCTCGAAGAGTTGAACAAGAGGGGAGAGAGGTTCGCTATAGTCTTGGATGAGGTGCAGCATGCGAGACCTCCCCTATCCGCCGAGCTCAGAAACGCCATAGCCTATGCCTATGACAACCTAGAGAACATCACATTCATTATAGCAGGCTCTGAAATAGGTATGGTACGCGATTTCCTCAGGCTCGATGACCCCTCATCCCCTCTATACGGCAGGCATGTACATGAGATAGCTGTTGAGAGGTTTAGCAGGGATCTGTCGAGAGAGTTTCTGTATAGAGGATTTAGAGAAGAGGGTGTAGAACCCCCTAAAGAAGCTATAGAAGAGGCGATCAACTTCTTCGACGGCATCGTCGGGTGGCTCGTCCTCTTCGGCAGAAGCTATGTAGATGGCGCCAGAGACTTCAGCTACATCAAGAGACTGGCGATTGAAACAGCTCTACAAGAACTCAACAAACTCACCAACAGAGAAAAAGCAGTTCTAAAAGCCGTGACACACGGCTGCAGAAACTGGAGCTGCATAAGAGACTTCATAGCCGAACAACACGGAATCCTCCTACCAAAATCAACACTATCAAGAACCATAGACAAACTCGAAAAACTCAGCATAATAAAAGACTACACATTCCTAGACCCAGTATACAAAGAAGCCTCCAAAAACCTACACACAACCCCAACCTAA
- a CDS encoding MBL fold metallo-hydrolase: MGSADSCRIVVVVDSCGGSGLEVAWGLSIFVETPSSRFLFDAGPDPGVLERNLRSLGVDARGIEFAVVSHEHGDHTNGLSYMAEVRPGITVYVPKGASKKVGIRGLNIVEVDKTAWIALVLLWWAGSVALPWNRL, from the coding sequence TTGGGTTCAGCTGATAGCTGTAGGATTGTGGTTGTTGTGGATAGCTGTGGGGGCTCTGGGCTAGAGGTTGCATGGGGTTTGAGCATATTTGTTGAGACCCCTTCTTCCAGGTTCTTGTTTGATGCGGGTCCGGATCCAGGTGTTCTGGAGAGGAATTTGAGGAGTTTGGGGGTAGACGCTAGGGGCATAGAATTTGCTGTTGTGTCGCATGAGCATGGAGATCACACAAATGGTTTGAGCTACATGGCTGAGGTGAGGCCTGGGATAACTGTCTATGTTCCGAAGGGGGCCTCTAAGAAGGTGGGGATTCGGGGTCTGAATATTGTTGAGGTGGATAAAACGGCTTGGATAGCCCTGGTGTTGCTGTGGTGGGCAGGCTCTGTGGCCCTCCCATGGAACAGGCTCTAG
- a CDS encoding AAA family ATPase, which produces MSASKIDVDAIKTTVGEILRQLDRAVIGYEVEKRIVIASLLANGHVLLEGVPGIAKTTLVKALSRALGLSEKKVVEIGGVPYKGFSRIQFTPDLMPSDITGSLVFNIALKDFEIRFGPIFAYILLADEINRAVPRTQSALLQAMQEREVTIGGRTYPLEIRGQGKFFFVLATQNPVEQEGTYPLPEAQLDRFMVRLFMGYPKSLEEERKICELHMNRLTEPVEDVEKVVEPSWVVEAQEYIAANIKVDSNVTNYIVRLVRSTRPETFDSIKKYFEFGASPRASIALVRLSKAVAAMRGSESVAIEDVDQVVFHVLNHRVIPNLETVMEVGGGFRARISVISEGIELAKKVARGGKP; this is translated from the coding sequence GTGTCCGCATCTAAAATAGATGTAGATGCTATTAAGACAACAGTGGGGGAGATTCTGAGGCAGCTAGACAGAGCCGTTATAGGCTATGAGGTCGAGAAGAGGATTGTCATAGCATCTCTTCTTGCAAACGGACATGTTCTGCTCGAGGGTGTGCCCGGAATAGCCAAGACAACCCTAGTCAAAGCCCTTTCCAGAGCTCTTGGGCTTTCAGAGAAAAAGGTTGTTGAAATCGGTGGTGTTCCATACAAAGGCTTCTCGAGGATACAGTTCACACCAGATTTGATGCCATCAGATATAACAGGGTCTCTAGTATTCAACATAGCTCTAAAAGATTTTGAGATTAGGTTCGGCCCCATCTTCGCATACATTCTCTTAGCCGACGAGATCAACAGGGCTGTGCCCCGAACCCAATCGGCTCTTCTCCAAGCCATGCAGGAGAGGGAGGTGACTATAGGTGGCAGAACCTACCCACTTGAGATAAGGGGGCAGGGCAAATTCTTCTTTGTGCTCGCAACGCAGAACCCTGTTGAGCAGGAGGGTACCTACCCACTTCCAGAGGCGCAGCTAGACAGATTCATGGTCAGGCTTTTCATGGGCTATCCGAAGAGCTTAGAGGAGGAGAGGAAGATATGCGAGCTCCACATGAACAGACTTACAGAGCCTGTTGAAGACGTTGAAAAGGTTGTGGAGCCTTCGTGGGTCGTCGAAGCACAGGAGTACATAGCTGCAAACATTAAGGTGGATAGCAACGTTACAAACTATATAGTGAGGCTCGTCAGATCCACAAGGCCAGAGACATTCGACTCCATAAAAAAGTATTTCGAGTTTGGGGCAAGCCCAAGAGCCTCTATAGCCCTTGTTAGACTCTCCAAGGCAGTGGCGGCTATGAGGGGCTCTGAGTCTGTAGCTATAGAGGATGTCGACCAGGTCGTTTTTCATGTTCTCAACCACAGGGTTATACCAAATCTGGAGACCGTTATGGAGGTTGGCGGAGGTTTTAGAGCGAGGATATCGGTTATAAGCGAAGGCATTGAGCTGGCGAAGAAGGTGGCTAGGGGTGGCAAACCATGA
- a CDS encoding vWA domain-containing protein has protein sequence MITFKNPYLFIATFAISTAIVVLLHMLFPKLYSKNYRYRHSLVSVASKRLAPKRTRFRIVTLALKIALVALISLALAEPYIVTQKQIYVESKEVSELSFNVRPPLIIILDTSGSMSGTKIETAKRVIVDVVERLPQSIDVGFIEFAERVKQAVAPTGDRSKVVEAIERAEANGGTMYSYPLRSALNWLKPYREYNVSASVVFVSDGLPADINDYRPLLDDFKRLGIPIYTVFIGFEQEGIKEMRFIANSTGGEPYIAETVDKLPKALGKALEQASQAIQRVEVSAKVVKTIDVYTPLLPPILVAALALYIVYRVVIHRFSGVTF, from the coding sequence GTGATCACCTTCAAAAATCCCTATCTATTCATAGCTACCTTCGCTATATCCACAGCAATCGTTGTTTTGCTGCACATGCTTTTCCCAAAGCTATACTCAAAAAATTATAGATATAGACACTCCCTCGTCTCTGTAGCCTCTAAGAGGTTGGCTCCAAAGAGAACGAGGTTCAGGATTGTGACCCTAGCCCTGAAAATAGCTCTCGTAGCTCTTATCTCACTGGCTCTAGCCGAGCCTTATATTGTCACACAGAAGCAGATCTATGTAGAGTCTAAAGAGGTTTCCGAGCTATCATTCAATGTGAGACCGCCCCTCATAATAATACTGGACACCTCTGGCAGTATGAGTGGCACAAAGATAGAGACTGCCAAGAGGGTTATAGTAGATGTTGTTGAGAGGCTCCCCCAAAGCATAGATGTTGGTTTCATAGAATTCGCTGAAAGGGTTAAACAAGCTGTTGCACCCACAGGCGATAGGAGCAAGGTTGTAGAGGCTATAGAGAGAGCTGAGGCAAATGGTGGCACAATGTATAGCTACCCCCTGAGATCGGCGCTAAACTGGCTGAAACCATATAGAGAATACAATGTTTCTGCCTCGGTAGTCTTTGTCTCTGATGGTCTCCCAGCGGATATAAATGACTATAGACCGTTGCTAGATGATTTCAAAAGACTTGGAATACCGATATACACCGTGTTCATAGGCTTTGAGCAAGAGGGTATAAAGGAGATGAGGTTTATAGCGAATAGCACCGGGGGAGAGCCATACATTGCTGAAACAGTTGACAAGCTACCAAAGGCTCTTGGCAAAGCCTTGGAGCAAGCCTCGCAAGCTATTCAGAGGGTAGAGGTTAGTGCAAAGGTTGTGAAAACAATTGATGTATACACACCTCTTCTACCACCAATACTTGTAGCAGCCCTCGCTCTCTACATAGTCTATAGGGTAGTTATCCACCGATTCTCCGGCGTAACCTTCTGA
- the upp gene encoding uracil phosphoribosyltransferase translates to MIRVNVVSHPYAQAILTVLRDRRTSQIEFRKGLVRVGRVLGLEMVKEFEVEECEVETPLGAKAKGIRIKDLDRVVIVTVLRAAWPLTEGLVKIFYNARQGVVAARRLEERGMHNHDFEVEVAYVKIPAISPNDIVIVSDVMVATGSTMSRVLREVIRYGKAKKYFIASVIITPIAFEKLKKTAEKLGINLTIYTLSIDPQINESGYIVPGLGDAGDRAFGS, encoded by the coding sequence ATGATAAGAGTTAATGTTGTTAGCCACCCCTATGCCCAGGCCATCTTAACAGTGCTTAGGGATAGGAGGACTTCGCAGATAGAGTTTAGAAAGGGTTTGGTGAGGGTTGGCAGGGTTTTGGGCCTTGAGATGGTGAAGGAGTTTGAGGTGGAGGAGTGCGAGGTTGAGACACCGCTTGGTGCTAAGGCCAAGGGTATAAGGATTAAGGACCTCGACCGAGTGGTTATTGTTACTGTGCTTAGGGCTGCATGGCCTCTGACAGAAGGGCTTGTCAAAATATTCTACAACGCTAGGCAAGGCGTTGTGGCGGCTAGGAGGCTTGAGGAGAGGGGGATGCACAACCATGACTTCGAGGTTGAGGTGGCCTACGTGAAAATCCCGGCAATATCGCCCAACGACATAGTCATTGTAAGCGATGTGATGGTCGCGACAGGCTCGACCATGAGCAGGGTTCTGCGGGAGGTTATACGATATGGAAAAGCCAAGAAATACTTCATAGCATCCGTTATAATAACCCCAATAGCCTTTGAAAAACTTAAAAAGACTGCTGAGAAGCTGGGCATCAACCTAACAATATACACCCTATCGATAGACCCACAGATAAACGAATCCGGGTACATAGTGCCTGGGCTGGGAGACGCTGGCGACAGGGCATTCGGCTCATAA
- a CDS encoding magnesium transporter, with protein MILRSLVTGEVRVSRRDVLKVIAKEFITTTLMLLMLAPLAFAIGFAIPFLSLRDMVYALKIATVVSTALAVSCYVADIVGALLPIILAKLRIDPATASAPVVTSIGDITTVLT; from the coding sequence TTGATTTTGAGGAGTCTTGTTACAGGAGAGGTGAGGGTGTCTAGAAGAGATGTGCTGAAGGTTATAGCCAAAGAGTTTATCACCACAACACTTATGCTTCTAATGCTAGCACCACTCGCCTTCGCCATAGGCTTTGCAATACCGTTTCTATCCCTCAGAGACATGGTCTACGCACTAAAAATAGCCACAGTAGTTTCCACAGCCTTGGCCGTGTCATGCTATGTAGCAGACATAGTTGGTGCACTACTGCCAATCATACTAGCCAAACTCAGGATAGACCCCGCAACCGCATCCGCCCCAGTAGTAACAAGCATAGGCGATATAACCACAGTTCTAACCTAA
- a CDS encoding alpha/beta hydrolase — translation MLEVKDVVIDGREARIPIRIYKPVDKKVKGVVVYYHGGGFIAGSIEDSDSKCRFIAESCGCTMVSVGYRLAPKHRFPAAVIDSFDALKWVYEHADELGGDKNSICVMGVSAGGNLAAITSILARDNGIKLKCQALIVPVIGFDPYSESARIYGEKGNPLDMDSIIDFTTKYLGDLKEAFNPLFTPILSNLKDLPPALIITAEKDALRDQGETYAKKLKDYGVPVISIRINGVGHKLDERHGRFVDLVVIAYLREMFSQ, via the coding sequence ATGCTTGAGGTAAAGGATGTTGTTATAGATGGGAGAGAGGCTCGGATCCCTATCAGGATATATAAACCTGTTGACAAAAAGGTAAAGGGCGTTGTGGTTTACTATCATGGAGGTGGTTTCATAGCTGGTAGTATAGAAGATTCTGATTCTAAGTGTAGGTTTATTGCTGAGAGTTGTGGATGTACTATGGTTTCTGTTGGCTATAGGCTTGCGCCTAAGCATAGGTTTCCAGCTGCTGTTATAGACTCTTTCGATGCTCTGAAGTGGGTTTATGAACATGCTGATGAGCTTGGAGGAGACAAGAACAGTATATGTGTAATGGGTGTTAGCGCAGGAGGCAATCTAGCAGCAATTACAAGCATTCTAGCAAGAGACAATGGAATTAAACTCAAATGCCAAGCACTAATAGTACCCGTAATAGGCTTCGACCCATACTCAGAATCAGCAAGAATCTACGGCGAGAAGGGGAACCCGCTAGACATGGACTCGATAATAGACTTCACAACAAAGTATCTAGGAGACTTGAAAGAAGCATTCAACCCACTATTCACACCAATACTATCAAATCTAAAGGATCTACCACCAGCCCTAATAATAACAGCTGAAAAAGATGCTCTAAGAGACCAGGGAGAAACATACGCAAAGAAATTAAAGGACTACGGAGTACCCGTAATCTCAATAAGAATAAATGGTGTAGGACACAAGCTTGATGAGAGGCATGGAAGATTTGTGGACTTAGTTGTAATAGCGTATTTAAGAGAAATGTTCTCACAATAG